The Acidithiobacillus ferrooxidans ATCC 23270 genomic interval TCCGGTGGTGGGGCATGACCGTGATGATGTGCGCGGCATTCTCCTGGCCAAGGATCTTTTACGAGGATGTCGTGGGGATGTGCCAGCGCTGCGGCTGACGGATCTGCTCCGCCCGGCGACCTTCATTCCCGAGAGCAAGCACCTGGATCACCTGCTCTACGAGTTCCGTACGGGCCGACATCACATGGCCGTGGTCGTGGATGAATATGGTGGTGTTGCCGGTCTGATCACCATCGAGGACGTGCTGGAAATCATCGTCGGTGAAATCGAGGATGAATACGATATTGACGAAGACGTGATGATCGCACCGCGCGAAGATGGCGATTTTCTGGTGAATGCCCTGATTCCTCTGGAAGAGTTTAATGCACATTTTGTGACACACCTGGAGGATGGACACGCCGACACGCTGGGTGGATGGGTGGCGGCAGCCCTGGGGCATGTGCCGCGCACGGGCGAAGTCGTGGAGGAGGGGGACTTACGGCTGGAAGTATTGCGGGCGGATCGTAAACGAGTGCAGATTTTGCGGGTCACGCCGCCGCGCGGCGCTCCCCTGCCGGAAACTACGCCCCAGGGTAATGCATGAAGGTGGGTGCGTTGAAAAAACCGTCCTTTCCTCTGCGGCTTCTGGCCGCATTAATTTTGGGCGCAGCCTGGCCTTTGGCCTTTGCGCCCTTCGCCTGGTGGCCGCTGGCCATAGCCCTGCTTTTTGGCTTGTTCTGGCTGGCGATCACGGAGGAGCGCCCACAGCGTCTGGCGGCTCTGGGCGCGGGTTTCGGTTTTGCTGCTTTTGCCGCGGGAACGAGCTGGATCGCCATTACCCTGCATAATTTCGCCAACATGGATTGGGCACTGGCAGGTGCCGCGGTCGCTTTGCTGGCGGCTTGTTGCGCCGTCTACGCGGCGTTGGCCTTATGGCTGGCGGGCCGCTTTTTTGTCGGGAATGGCCGGTTGCTGGCGCTGCCGGTGTTGTGGACTTTGGTGGAATGGGCGCGGGCACGCCTCTTTACGGGCTTCCCCTGGCTGGCGACGGGATATACCCAGACCCATGCCTTCCTCGGTGGCTTTGCGCCCTGGCTGGGGCAATACGGAGTGGGGCTGGCGACGGCCGGGGTGGCGGTCATCCTGGTCTATATGCTGCAACGGCGGCAGTCCCGCCCGGTGCTCTTGGGCGGCGTCGTGTCGCTCCTGGTGATTTCCGGGGCAGCCATGGCGGCGGGGTCCGTGTCCTTCACCCATCCTGTAGGCAAGCCGCTGCGGGTAAGTCTGCTGCAGGGCAACATTGCCATCTCGGAGAAGTGGAATGCTGCCAAAGTCAGCGCCATCCTGCATCATTACGTAAACATGATTTTGCAGACGCCGCCCGATACCCGGCTGATCGTCCTTCCGGAGACTGCCTTCCCTCTCTTTCAGACCGAAATACCAAGCCTGATCGAACAGTTGCAGCAATGGTCAGCGACGCACCGTAAAATCCTGCTCATCGGTATTCCCGAGGAGGTCGGCCGCAAATATTACAACGCGGCGATGGAAATTGACGGGAAGGCACCGCTGCGCTGGTATCGGAAAGAGCATCTGGTGCCCTTCGGAGAATATATTCCGATGCCCGTTTTACTCGGGCCTCTGGTACATCATTTTTTGCCGGGGCTCGGCAGTTTCTCTTTTGGAGATGGACCTTACGCCCTGCCCGTAGACGGGCAGAAAGCCGGTATGACCATCTGCTATGAAGAGTCCTTCTCCCGGGATGTGCGCAAGGGCGTCAGGGAGGGTGCCACCTTTCTTTTGAATATCAGTGATTATGCATGGTACGGCCACAGCATCGCCGCCGCGCAAAGTCTGCAAATGGCGGCCATGCAGTCCCGGCAGGAGCAGAAACCCGATGTTCGCGCGACCAATACGGGTATTACCGCCCTGATCTCCCCCCATGGGCGGGTAATTTCGCAACTGCCCCAGTTTGTGGGGGGCACTCTGAACGGGGCCATCCAGCCGATGAGCGGAGAAACACCCTTCGGGCGCTGGGGCAGTCTCCCCTATCTGCTGTTGAGTTCAGTTCTTTTGCTGCTGGCCCTTGTCCTCAGTCGCCGGCAATCATCATCTCGTCAATGAGGATGGAGGGGCAGCCGGTGTTGCCGTGAATGAGCAGGTCATTGCCTACGGCGCGCATGCCCTGGAACATGCCCTGCAAGGTCCCGGCGATGGTGATCTCTTCGACGGGATACTGGATCTCCCCATGCTCCACCCAGAAGCCGGCAGCGCCTCGGGAGTAATCACCGGTCACCATGTTGATGCCGAAGCCGATGAGCTCGGTAACCAGCAGGCCGTGCCCCATCTGGTGGAGCAGTTCATCGAGAGATGCCTTGCCCGGCTGCAAGGTGAGGTTGTGGGCGCCGCCCGCATTGCCCGTGGTCTTCATGTTTAATTTGCGGGCACTGTAACTGTCGAGGATGTAGCCTTCCAGTACGCCCCCGGAGACGATGTCGCGGTTGCGGGTGGCGACCCCTTCGCCGTCGAAACTGCAGCTACCCAACCCACGACGCCGTAAGGGTTCTTCATAAACGCGGACGTGTTCCGGGAAGAGTTGTTTGCCAAGGCTGTCCACCAGAAAGGAACTTTTGCGATACAGGCTGCTGCCGCTGATGGCGCTGGCGAGATGGCCGATAAGGCTGGACGCGACTTGGTTTTCAAAGAGCACCGGGGCCTTGGTGGTGGCTACCTTGCGGGCGTCCAGGCGGCGCAGAGCGCGCTGCGCGGCGGTCCTGCCGATGGTTTCCGGCGTCGCCAGCGCATCGGCGGCACGGGCCACGTCATACCAGTAGTCCCGTTGCATTCCGCCGTTACGGTCTTCCGCAATCACCGAGCAGGACAGGCTGTGTCGCGATGATCGGCTGCTGCCCATGAAACCCAGGCTATTGCCATAGACCGACGAGCCCTCGCCGGTGCCGAGGCTGCCGCCTTCGGAGTTGTGAATGCGCGGATCGCTCTCACGGGCGGCCGCCTCGCAACGACGCGCCAGATCGGCGGCGCTGTCTGCATCTATGGACCAGGGATGATAGAGGTCCAGATCCGGGAAGGTTTTGGCGAAAAGTTCGGGATCGGCAAGCCCGGCAAACGGGTCTGCCGCCGTATGCCGGGCAATGGTGAGCGCCGCTGAAACGGTTTCTGACAAGGCCTTGCGGGAAAAGTCCGAGGTGGAGGCGCTGCCTTTGGACTGACCGAGATAGACCGTGACCCCCAGCCCCTTGTCCTGGTGGTATTCGATGGATTCCACTTCTCCGAGGCGCACGGTTACCGACAAGCCTTTGCCGGTGCTGGCGGAAGCCTCCGCCGCACTGGCACCCTGCTCGCGGGCGAGGTGGAGCATGTCATCAACGATTTGGGTCAGGACGCTGGTATCCAGCGTAGAATGGGGGGCTTGGCTCATGGGGTGCTTTTCCAAAGGTGATGAAACAATGGGGTCATCTTACCTCCAAGCTTCGTGGCAGGGGAAGCTTGGGGGTGGAAACTTGGCGCCGTCGGAAAGCGAGCGCCGGCTCCAACCCGGAATCACGTGCGGAACCAGAAGATTGACATTGAATCCCTATTTCCATACTGTGCAACACAGTTGCATGAAAAGTTGTGCGGCCCTCCGCCGCAGGCTTTGGCAGCCGTTTTCCGAGGATTTGAAAAATGACCGACCTGGGCTTTCGGAATGCACGTATTCATCCGGCGTCCGCCTTGCTGACGCTGATCGCCCTGTGCGCGGGGCTGGGCACGGCGCAGGTGGCTGCCGCAGCGACCATTCATGCGGTCGGGATAGAAAATCAATATGCCAACGTGATCAGTCAGATCGGCGGTGAATATGTGTCGGTCACTGCGATCCAGAGCAACCCCGGCACAGATCCGCACGCCTTTGAAGCCAGTCCTGCGGTGGCCCGGGAGCTTGCCGCGGCGCAGCTCGTGGTGCGGAATGGGGTCGGCTATGACGGTTGGGTCCGGAAAATTTTGCGGGCAAACCGGAACGCGCAGCGCAGGGTGATCGTCGTCCAGGATCTGCTTCATCTGCCGGAAAACACCCCCAACCCCCATCTCTGGTACAAGCCGGAGACCATGCCTGCGGTGGCGCAGGCAGTTGCGGCGAGCCTGACCGAACTGGATCCGGCCCATGCCGCCACCTTCGCGGCCAATGTGCGCAGGTTCGATGCCTCTCTGAAACCGTGGTACCACGCCATCGCCCGCTTCAAGGCCCGCTTTGGCGGCACGCCGGTGGCAGTGACGGAGCCCGTCGCCGATTATTTGCTGGAAGCCGCGGGTTGCGACATCAAAACGCCGTGGAAACTCCAGGCCGCCATCATGAATGGTACGGACCCGGCACCGCAGGATGTGAGCGCCCAGAACCAGCTCCTGCAGCGGCATCAGGTCAGAGTCTTTGTGTATAATCAGCAGGTGACAAATTCATTGACGGCTTCTTTCCTGAGTCGGGCGCAGGCGGCGAAGATCCCCGTGGTCGGTGTCTATGAAACCATGCCGGCGGGTTACCACTATCAGTCTTGGATGCTGGCGGAGGTAAATGCGCTGCGTAACGCGGTGGAGCATGGCACTTCGACGACCGTGCTGAAGTAATCCGGCATGGGAAATGTCTGACCCGATACTTTCAGTCGCCCACCTGTCCGTGGATCTGGGCGGCCGCAGCATTCTGCGGGATGTCAGTTTTGACCTCTATCCGGGACAGCTCTGTGCTCTGATCGGTGAGAATGGTGCGGGTAAAACGACCCTTTTGCGCGGTCTGTTAGGTCTGACGCCGATCCGTGCGGGGCAGGCCTTGATGGATGGTGCGCCAGCGGGTCAGCGCCGTGCTCTGGTCGGCTATGTGCCCCAGAAAATCGCTTTTGATGCGGATACCCCCCTGCGGACCAGAGATCTGGTGCAGTTGGGGCTGGATGGCCATCGCCTGGGTCTGCCGCTGTTTTCCGGTCGTAAAAAAGCCTTGGTAGATCAGGCGTTGCATGCGGTTGGGGCAGAAGACTTTGCGGATCAGCGGGTTGGAGAACTCTCCGGCGGCCAGCAACAGCGGGCGGTTATCGCCCATGCCCTGGTGCGTCAGCCGCGCCTGCTCATTCTCGATGAGCCCTTGGCTAATCTGGATTTCGGCAGCGCCAATGCGCTGGTGGCGTTGTTTGGGAGATTGACGCGTACCCGACAGATTGCTGTACTGGTGACTGCTCATGATATGAACCCACTCTTACCTGTCATGGACCGTCTGGTCTATCTGGTGGGCGGACAGGCCGCCACCGGCAGTGTGGAGGAGGTGGTGCAGCCTGAGGTGCTGAGTAAGCTCTATGGTTACCCGGTAACGGTACTGCGGCATGGGCGGCGGATACTCGTACTACCCGATGTCGCTGCTGAAGATGCCGAGGCGGGCACGGCAGCGTCTGTAGCGCATCCGGAAAAGGCGGTTTAACGCCATGTGGAATCTTTGGATGTTTTTGGAAAACTCCGGTTTCTTCGCTAGCGGACCGGTGCAAACCGCGTTGATCGTAGGGACTTGTGCAGCGCTGGTCAGCGCGGTGATCGGTATGTTTACCATATTGCGCGGCAATGCCTTTGCCGGACATGCCCTGGCCGATGTAAGCAGCGCCGGCGGGGCGGCCTCCTTCCTGCTGGGCATCAATCCCTTGCTGGGTTTTCTGGGTATGGCCTGGATTGCGGCCTTCGGCATGGAGTTTCTTGGTGTACGCAAGGTGCGGGAGCGTGATCTTGCCACGGGCATCGTTCTGGGGGCGGGATTGGGGCTGTCGGCGCTCTTTCTCTATCTGGACGTGACGACCACCAGCACTACGGGCGCAGCGGTGTCGGTGATGTTCGGCTCCATGTTTGCGATTCCGCAGAGTCTTATCGGTCCTGCATTGATGGCCTCCGCCGGGGTGTTCTTGCTGGTGGGTCTGCTCTACCGGCCTATGATGTTGATGGCGGTGGACCCTGATCTGGCGGCGGCGCGAGGTATTCCCCTGCGTTGGATCGGTTTGCTGCAACTGCTGGCCCTGGGACTGGCGGTAGCAGTCTGCGCCCTGGCCATCGGCGCGGTGCTGGCGACAGCTTTGCTCATTGGCCCGGCGGGTGCGGCGATTCGCCTGAGTCGGCGCCCGGTACAGGCGATATGCTGGGCCATTGCTATCGGTTTGACCGCGGTCTGGGTGGGTATCTGGATGGCCTATGAGAGTTACTACTGGTTTTCCGGTAATGCCTGGCCAGTGAGCTTTTTTATCGTGGCGCTGGTGTTCCTGTTTTATTTGGCGGCGGTGCTGGTGGCTAAAGTAGCGGGCTTGTCAGCGCGTCCGAAGTCGGTCAGTTGGCCGCACTGCGAGGCATAGGGCATGTTTTCCAGTTTCATGATCAATACCTGGATTGCCGCCACCGCCATTGCTTTTGTCGCTGCTTTCATCGGCTTTTTTGTGGTGGTACGGCGCTCCGCCTTTGCCGCCCATGCCTTGCCTCTGGGCGCTTTTCCGGGGGCGGCGGCGGCCAACCTGCTGGGAATCGATCCGTTGATCGGGTTGCTGGTTTTTGTTGGAATGGGGGTTTTACTCCTGCGCCAATTGGTGCGCATGGGGCGCCGCGATGTGGGCACCGGGCTGCTGCTGGTGCTGTTTCTGGGGGTGGGTGCATTGTTGCTCAGTATGACCAGTGCGTATGCACCGGCGGTGTTTTCCCTGCTCTTCGGCGAGGTGCTGGGGGTCAGCGACGCCGATTTGTGGCCCATACTGGGCATCTGCGCGCTGGTGGTTGTGGGCATCGCTCTGTATTTTCGGCCTCTCTTGCTGGACTCGACTTTTCCCGATCTGGCGGCCTTGCAGGGGATTCGCGCCGCACGCATGGATCTGGTGTTCCTGACCCTGCTGGCCCTGGTAACTGCCACGGCCTTGCCGGTGGTGGGGGCCTTTCTGGTGTTCACCCTGCTGGTCGGCCCGCCGGCCGCCGCCCAGGTGTTGAGCGGCAATCCCATGCGCGTGCTGGTGCTGTCCGTGGTTTTTGCAGAGGGCTGCATCTGGAGTGCTATCGCACTCTCCTACTGGACCAACTGGCCCATCGGTTTTTTTGTCGGGACCATCGGTGCGGGCTTGTTTACGGTGGCGCGTTCTTACCGGCACTGGAATCAGCGGCAGCGCAATTTCGTGGCGCTATAAATACTGATCGCACTTTTTCAACTGCCGGATTTTGGATTAATCGTTATCAGGGAGTTCCGGCCTTTCCACCAGGGGTTCTATCTCCGGGGGCCCAAACTCCGGGCGCTCGATTTCGGGATGATGTAATACCGGAGGGAGCACCGGCATCCGCGGTATGATGGGGAAATCAAAGTCCATGGGGTTGACGCTGAAGATGACGCGTTCCGCATTGACGACGCCCGGTGCCTGGACCCTTCCCTCGACGGCGACCATGCTGCCTGCCCGCATGTTCGCGGCATCCCCGTTTTCATAGAGGGTGTGGGGTCCCTCCACCAGAGATATCCCGTGGGTGGTCCAACCGTTATCCCCGCGAGCCAGGTAACCCACCAGGGACACCCG includes:
- a CDS encoding metal ABC transporter permease, with the translated sequence MFLENSGFFASGPVQTALIVGTCAALVSAVIGMFTILRGNAFAGHALADVSSAGGAASFLLGINPLLGFLGMAWIAAFGMEFLGVRKVRERDLATGIVLGAGLGLSALFLYLDVTTTSTTGAAVSVMFGSMFAIPQSLIGPALMASAGVFLLVGLLYRPMMLMAVDPDLAAARGIPLRWIGLLQLLALGLAVAVCALAIGAVLATALLIGPAGAAIRLSRRPVQAICWAIAIGLTAVWVGIWMAYESYYWFSGNAWPVSFFIVALVFLFYLAAVLVAKVAGLSARPKSVSWPHCEA
- a CDS encoding HlyC/CorC family transporter; translated protein: MSEDRSSQERPRGWWERFTQSLRGNVEDQDTLLELIREAGERQIIDAETARMVDGIFRMGELTVRDVMIPRAQMEVIELDMPLAEIIARVSEVGHSRFPVVGHDRDDVRGILLAKDLLRGCRGDVPALRLTDLLRPATFIPESKHLDHLLYEFRTGRHHMAVVVDEYGGVAGLITIEDVLEIIVGEIEDEYDIDEDVMIAPREDGDFLVNALIPLEEFNAHFVTHLEDGHADTLGGWVAAALGHVPRTGEVVEEGDLRLEVLRADRKRVQILRVTPPRGAPLPETTPQGNA
- a CDS encoding metal ABC transporter ATP-binding protein; amino-acid sequence: MSDPILSVAHLSVDLGGRSILRDVSFDLYPGQLCALIGENGAGKTTLLRGLLGLTPIRAGQALMDGAPAGQRRALVGYVPQKIAFDADTPLRTRDLVQLGLDGHRLGLPLFSGRKKALVDQALHAVGAEDFADQRVGELSGGQQQRAVIAHALVRQPRLLILDEPLANLDFGSANALVALFGRLTRTRQIAVLVTAHDMNPLLPVMDRLVYLVGGQAATGSVEEVVQPEVLSKLYGYPVTVLRHGRRILVLPDVAAEDAEAGTAASVAHPEKAV
- the pmbA gene encoding metalloprotease PmbA; amino-acid sequence: MSQAPHSTLDTSVLTQIVDDMLHLAREQGASAAEASASTGKGLSVTVRLGEVESIEYHQDKGLGVTVYLGQSKGSASTSDFSRKALSETVSAALTIARHTAADPFAGLADPELFAKTFPDLDLYHPWSIDADSAADLARRCEAAARESDPRIHNSEGGSLGTGEGSSVYGNSLGFMGSSRSSRHSLSCSVIAEDRNGGMQRDYWYDVARAADALATPETIGRTAAQRALRRLDARKVATTKAPVLFENQVASSLIGHLASAISGSSLYRKSSFLVDSLGKQLFPEHVRVYEEPLRRRGLGSCSFDGEGVATRNRDIVSGGVLEGYILDSYSARKLNMKTTGNAGGAHNLTLQPGKASLDELLHQMGHGLLVTELIGFGINMVTGDYSRGAAGFWVEHGEIQYPVEEITIAGTLQGMFQGMRAVGNDLLIHGNTGCPSILIDEMMIAGD
- a CDS encoding metal ABC transporter permease, with the translated sequence MFSSFMINTWIAATAIAFVAAFIGFFVVVRRSAFAAHALPLGAFPGAAAANLLGIDPLIGLLVFVGMGVLLLRQLVRMGRRDVGTGLLLVLFLGVGALLLSMTSAYAPAVFSLLFGEVLGVSDADLWPILGICALVVVGIALYFRPLLLDSTFPDLAALQGIRAARMDLVFLTLLALVTATALPVVGAFLVFTLLVGPPAAAQVLSGNPMRVLVLSVVFAEGCIWSAIALSYWTNWPIGFFVGTIGAGLFTVARSYRHWNQRQRNFVAL
- the lnt gene encoding apolipoprotein N-acyltransferase is translated as MKVGALKKPSFPLRLLAALILGAAWPLAFAPFAWWPLAIALLFGLFWLAITEERPQRLAALGAGFGFAAFAAGTSWIAITLHNFANMDWALAGAAVALLAACCAVYAALALWLAGRFFVGNGRLLALPVLWTLVEWARARLFTGFPWLATGYTQTHAFLGGFAPWLGQYGVGLATAGVAVILVYMLQRRQSRPVLLGGVVSLLVISGAAMAAGSVSFTHPVGKPLRVSLLQGNIAISEKWNAAKVSAILHHYVNMILQTPPDTRLIVLPETAFPLFQTEIPSLIEQLQQWSATHRKILLIGIPEEVGRKYYNAAMEIDGKAPLRWYRKEHLVPFGEYIPMPVLLGPLVHHFLPGLGSFSFGDGPYALPVDGQKAGMTICYEESFSRDVRKGVREGATFLLNISDYAWYGHSIAAAQSLQMAAMQSRQEQKPDVRATNTGITALISPHGRVISQLPQFVGGTLNGAIQPMSGETPFGRWGSLPYLLLSSVLLLLALVLSRRQSSSRQ
- a CDS encoding metal ABC transporter solute-binding protein, Zn/Mn family — its product is MTDLGFRNARIHPASALLTLIALCAGLGTAQVAAAATIHAVGIENQYANVISQIGGEYVSVTAIQSNPGTDPHAFEASPAVARELAAAQLVVRNGVGYDGWVRKILRANRNAQRRVIVVQDLLHLPENTPNPHLWYKPETMPAVAQAVAASLTELDPAHAATFAANVRRFDASLKPWYHAIARFKARFGGTPVAVTEPVADYLLEAAGCDIKTPWKLQAAIMNGTDPAPQDVSAQNQLLQRHQVRVFVYNQQVTNSLTASFLSRAQAAKIPVVGVYETMPAGYHYQSWMLAEVNALRNAVEHGTSTTVLK